A region of Bifidobacterium adolescentis ATCC 15703 DNA encodes the following proteins:
- a CDS encoding MarR family winged helix-turn-helix transcriptional regulator: MDTKDEYSTSDVAMELAIAVSRLQARMKHEAGIAERGITASQLAMLKRLDTEGELSVSTLAAYEHVSQQAITQRLELLRSTGYVTQHADSKDRRRRLVGLTDEGHAFLAHVTASQTTWLAHAIEYALDDGERGDLAAATTLIERIAATESLPTGGDTR; this comes from the coding sequence ATGGATACGAAAGACGAATATTCGACATCGGATGTCGCCATGGAATTGGCGATTGCGGTCAGCAGGCTGCAAGCTCGGATGAAGCATGAGGCCGGCATCGCGGAACGGGGCATCACCGCTTCGCAGCTTGCCATGTTGAAGCGGCTGGATACCGAGGGAGAACTGTCGGTATCGACTTTGGCCGCGTACGAACACGTATCGCAACAGGCCATCACCCAGCGTCTTGAACTACTGAGGTCCACAGGGTATGTCACACAGCATGCCGATTCGAAAGATCGTCGTCGTCGACTGGTCGGCTTGACCGATGAAGGACATGCGTTCCTCGCCCACGTAACCGCTAGCCAAACAACTTGGCTGGCGCATGCCATCGAATATGCATTGGATGACGGCGAGCGCGGGGACCTCGCCGCTGCGACCACATTGATCGAACGCATCGCCGCCACGGAATCGCTGCCGACGGGAGGCGACACGCGATGA
- a CDS encoding MFS transporter, producing MKTADKTRETPAFPKTFIMAMIFGVGLNPVNSTLISTALAPISHDLRIDAGRATLLISALYLTCAIAQPTAGKLSEIIGPRSVFMAGAALVMIGGLLGGFAPNLGVLLTSRVLIGAGTSCGYPAAMLLVRRRADRMGLAEPPSLVLSILAMVGLVLIAVGPPLGGLLVTFLGWRSTFFVNVLVGIITIVLGLASIEPDAKHEHRMTVSFFIAHLDVMGLLLFSITISALLIVLMSLPTFDKVSGCVTVIALLAFVAWELHAATPFVDVRSLAADSVMTLNFLRAMLTMLGAYVVMYALPQWLEDACHMNAGVSGMFIIPMGVVATVASLSIAKKPIVRLPLMVCCSAMVTVGMLLTCTSSAGMVVLPLTASAVAGLVLGLSMSTSQTVLYRRAASEHIGTSSGLLRTSIYIGSIGASSLSGVFFGETVTDGGLHGIGITVAVLGVAALLATVMDRTLR from the coding sequence ATGAAGACGGCTGATAAGACAAGAGAAACTCCCGCGTTTCCCAAGACCTTCATCATGGCGATGATATTTGGGGTCGGTCTCAACCCTGTCAACAGCACGCTTATCTCGACGGCGCTCGCACCGATTTCACATGATTTGCGGATTGATGCCGGAAGGGCGACCCTGCTGATATCTGCGCTGTACCTGACATGTGCCATCGCGCAGCCGACGGCGGGCAAGCTTTCTGAGATCATTGGTCCTCGCTCGGTGTTCATGGCCGGTGCGGCATTGGTCATGATTGGAGGACTACTGGGTGGTTTCGCTCCGAATCTCGGCGTGCTGCTGACGTCGCGTGTGCTTATTGGTGCGGGCACATCCTGTGGCTATCCTGCTGCCATGCTGCTGGTTCGCAGACGGGCCGATCGCATGGGATTGGCGGAACCGCCTTCGTTGGTCCTTTCCATTCTCGCTATGGTGGGACTGGTGCTCATCGCTGTCGGTCCACCGTTGGGCGGCCTGTTGGTCACCTTTTTGGGATGGCGCTCCACCTTCTTCGTCAACGTGTTGGTCGGCATCATCACGATTGTGCTGGGATTGGCAAGCATCGAGCCCGATGCGAAGCATGAACATCGCATGACCGTATCCTTCTTCATCGCGCATCTCGATGTCATGGGTCTGTTGCTATTCTCCATCACAATCAGCGCGCTGCTGATTGTTCTTATGAGTTTGCCTACTTTCGACAAGGTGTCCGGTTGCGTCACTGTCATCGCTTTGTTGGCTTTTGTCGCGTGGGAGTTGCATGCGGCAACGCCTTTCGTCGATGTGCGTTCACTCGCGGCGGATAGTGTGATGACGTTGAATTTTCTGCGTGCGATGCTCACCATGCTTGGCGCTTATGTGGTCATGTACGCCTTGCCCCAGTGGCTGGAGGATGCCTGCCATATGAACGCCGGTGTTTCCGGCATGTTCATCATTCCGATGGGGGTGGTGGCGACAGTGGCTTCGTTATCCATCGCGAAGAAGCCGATAGTGCGCCTGCCGTTGATGGTGTGCTGTTCGGCGATGGTGACGGTGGGCATGTTGTTGACTTGCACGTCATCCGCTGGCATGGTCGTATTGCCGTTGACCGCCTCCGCTGTCGCGGGACTGGTGTTGGGACTCAGCATGTCGACCAGTCAGACCGTGCTATATCGCCGAGCGGCATCCGAGCATATTGGCACGTCGTCTGGTCTGCTGCGCACGTCCATCTATATCGGGTCTATCGGTGCGTCCTCATTGAGTGGCGTGTTCTTCGGTGAGACGGTCACTGATGGAGGGCTCCACGGCATTGGCATCACAGTTGCGGTTTTGGGGGTCGCCGCGCTATTGGCAACGGTTATGGATCGTACGTTGCGGTAG